From the genome of Papaver somniferum cultivar HN1 chromosome 2, ASM357369v1, whole genome shotgun sequence, one region includes:
- the LOC113353755 gene encoding uncharacterized protein LOC113353755 isoform X2: MDGVNQRSSGSWKNLKNRFGFKGLRCCGAIWSTSTNQAPNLMNVREEDEENDEEMNVSQIPVSDENSILIPNQSFCVSQNPAEFTGLNLAAALAAERNLRGIDGDDRRGGPTTSIPSPPLRVSLMRLLREGDSEDAERARDRLAGGGGCNNDTACCVCMERSKGAAFIPCGHTFCRVCCRDIWLNRGSCAICNRSIVEVLDIF, from the coding sequence atggaTGGTGTTAATCAGAGAAGTAGTGGGAGTTGGAAGAATCTGAAAAACCGATTCGGGTTTAAGGGACTCCGTTGTTGTGGGGCAATTTGGAGTACTTCTACTAATCAAGCTCCCAATCTCATGAACgtaagagaagaagatgaagaaaatgatgaggaAATGAATGTGAGTCAGATTCCAGTTTCAGATGAAAATAGCATTTTGATTCCGAATCAATCTTTCTGTGTGAGTCAGAATCCGGCTGAGTTTACCGGCCTGAATTTAGCTGCCGCGTTGGCTGCTGAGCGTAATTTACGAGGAATCGACGGCGATGATCGTAGAGGTGGCCCCACTACTTCGATACCATCGCCACCATTGAGGGTATCGTTGATGAGATTACTTCGAGAAGGAGACAGTGAAGATGCCGAGAGGGCAAGAGATAGACTGGCTGGAGGTGGAGGATGTAATAATGATACAGCGTGCTGTGTGTGTATGGAGAGAAGTAAAGGTGCGGCGTTTATTCCATGCGGGCACACTTTTTGTAGGGTGTGTTGCAGGGATATTTGGTTGAATCGTGGTTCTTGTGCAATTTGTAACCGTTCGATTGTAGAGGTTCTTGATATCTTTTGA
- the LOC113353755 gene encoding uncharacterized protein LOC113353755 isoform X1: MGEINEISVLGLQDSYVQGESKARTLLEFLKEEEEEDMDGVNQRSSGSWKNLKNRFGFKGLRCCGAIWSTSTNQAPNLMNVREEDEENDEEMNVSQIPVSDENSILIPNQSFCVSQNPAEFTGLNLAAALAAERNLRGIDGDDRRGGPTTSIPSPPLRVSLMRLLREGDSEDAERARDRLAGGGGCNNDTACCVCMERSKGAAFIPCGHTFCRVCCRDIWLNRGSCAICNRSIVEVLDIF; encoded by the coding sequence ATGGGTGAAATTAATGAAATTTCTGTTCTGGGTTTGCAGGATTCATATGTACAAGGAGAAAGTAAAGCAAGAACACTGCTGGAATttctcaaagaagaagaagaagaagacatggaTGGTGTTAATCAGAGAAGTAGTGGGAGTTGGAAGAATCTGAAAAACCGATTCGGGTTTAAGGGACTCCGTTGTTGTGGGGCAATTTGGAGTACTTCTACTAATCAAGCTCCCAATCTCATGAACgtaagagaagaagatgaagaaaatgatgaggaAATGAATGTGAGTCAGATTCCAGTTTCAGATGAAAATAGCATTTTGATTCCGAATCAATCTTTCTGTGTGAGTCAGAATCCGGCTGAGTTTACCGGCCTGAATTTAGCTGCCGCGTTGGCTGCTGAGCGTAATTTACGAGGAATCGACGGCGATGATCGTAGAGGTGGCCCCACTACTTCGATACCATCGCCACCATTGAGGGTATCGTTGATGAGATTACTTCGAGAAGGAGACAGTGAAGATGCCGAGAGGGCAAGAGATAGACTGGCTGGAGGTGGAGGATGTAATAATGATACAGCGTGCTGTGTGTGTATGGAGAGAAGTAAAGGTGCGGCGTTTATTCCATGCGGGCACACTTTTTGTAGGGTGTGTTGCAGGGATATTTGGTTGAATCGTGGTTCTTGTGCAATTTGTAACCGTTCGATTGTAGAGGTTCTTGATATCTTTTGA